In a single window of the Acipenser ruthenus chromosome 20, fAciRut3.2 maternal haplotype, whole genome shotgun sequence genome:
- the LOC117425607 gene encoding G-protein coupled receptor 157-like isoform X1 codes for MAVLRTEVFLYERAVILISCFLSFLGSCLIIFTYMLWADLRTKPRKLLVFLSVADLLSAVSYFYGVLRDFDSDSWDCVLQGSVSTFANTSSFFWTVAVAIYLYIFIVRSDQRTANGLLLWFHIISWCVPLGITIAAVSLQKIGYDASNVSVGWCWVSINASDQILWMLLTGKVWEILAYITLPILYILIKKHIKTAHAALSEYRPILAANPMSQFQSSMADTKLTLIPVIFITLRIWSTIRFVLTLAESPAVQNPMLVILHGVGNTFQGGANCIMFVLCTQVVRSRLASALCCCRYEAGSTCCRGSDSNQQPVETPRTDELPVCLG; via the exons ATGGCTGTTCTCCGAACAGAAGTGTTTTTGTACGAGCGAGCTGTTATTTTGATTTCGTGCTTCTTATCTTTTTTGGGCTCCTGTTTAATCATATTTACTTACATGCTCTGGGCTGATTTAAGAACTAAACCGAGGAAACTGCTGGTTTTCCTATCGGTTGCCGATTTGCTGTCTGCGGTTTCTTACTTTTACGGAGTTTTGAGGGATTTTGATTCGGATTCCTGGGACTGCGTGCTTCAAGGGTCTGTGTCTACATTTGCAAACACAAGCTCGTTTTTCTGGACTGTCGCTGTAGCCATCTACTTGTATATTTTCATTGTGAGATCTGACCAGAGGACGGCAAACGGCTTGCTTTTGTGGTTTCACATCATCAG CTGGTGCGTTCCTCTGGGGATCAccatagcagcagtgtccctgcaGAAGATTGGCTATGATGCCTCCAACGTGTCCGTGGGCTGGTGCTGGGTCAGTATCAACGCCAGCGACCAAATTCTCTGGATGCTGCTCACAGGAAAAGTCTGGGAAATCTTGGCTTACATCACTCTCCCTATCCTTTACATCCTAATCAAAAAGCACATTAAAACTGCG CACGCCGCTCTGTCGGAGTACAGGCCCATCCTGGCTGCTAACCCCATGTCTCAGTTCCAATCCTCCATGGCGGACACGAAGTTAACGCTCATCCCTGTCATTTTCATCACCCTGCGAATCTGGAGCACCATCCGCTTCGTCCTCACCCTCGCCGAGTCCCCTGCGGTGCAGAACCCGATGCTCGTAATCCTGCAT GGAGTTGGAAACACGTTTCAGGGAGGCGCCAACTGCATCATGTTTGTCCTCTGCACCCAGGTGGTGCGATCGCGGCTGGCGTCCGCGCTGTGCTGCTGCAGGTACGAGGCTGGCAGTACCTGCTGCAGGGGATCCGATAGCAACCAGCAGCCTGTCGAGACACCACGCACAGACGAGCTGCCTGTCTGCCTGGGCTGA
- the LOC117425607 gene encoding G-protein coupled receptor 157-like isoform X2, with the protein MTTMQRVTLYNTADLLQCWCVPLGITIAAVSLQKIGYDASNVSVGWCWVSINASDQILWMLLTGKVWEILAYITLPILYILIKKHIKTAHAALSEYRPILAANPMSQFQSSMADTKLTLIPVIFITLRIWSTIRFVLTLAESPAVQNPMLVILHGVGNTFQGGANCIMFVLCTQVVRSRLASALCCCRYEAGSTCCRGSDSNQQPVETPRTDELPVCLG; encoded by the exons ATGACAACAATGCAGAGAGTAACTTTGTATAACACAGCAGATCTGCTCCAGTG CTGGTGCGTTCCTCTGGGGATCAccatagcagcagtgtccctgcaGAAGATTGGCTATGATGCCTCCAACGTGTCCGTGGGCTGGTGCTGGGTCAGTATCAACGCCAGCGACCAAATTCTCTGGATGCTGCTCACAGGAAAAGTCTGGGAAATCTTGGCTTACATCACTCTCCCTATCCTTTACATCCTAATCAAAAAGCACATTAAAACTGCG CACGCCGCTCTGTCGGAGTACAGGCCCATCCTGGCTGCTAACCCCATGTCTCAGTTCCAATCCTCCATGGCGGACACGAAGTTAACGCTCATCCCTGTCATTTTCATCACCCTGCGAATCTGGAGCACCATCCGCTTCGTCCTCACCCTCGCCGAGTCCCCTGCGGTGCAGAACCCGATGCTCGTAATCCTGCAT GGAGTTGGAAACACGTTTCAGGGAGGCGCCAACTGCATCATGTTTGTCCTCTGCACCCAGGTGGTGCGATCGCGGCTGGCGTCCGCGCTGTGCTGCTGCAGGTACGAGGCTGGCAGTACCTGCTGCAGGGGATCCGATAGCAACCAGCAGCCTGTCGAGACACCACGCACAGACGAGCTGCCTGTCTGCCTGGGCTGA